From a region of the Myxococcus fulvus genome:
- a CDS encoding YraN family protein, producing the protein MGRGVRREYGDEAEAAAVRYLEERGWRVRARNWLCRYGELDVVAEREELLCFVEVRMRSTAVWGDPAHTVSFAKQRRVVKAALHYLFAHELQGRMMRFDVIAVVGRGERATVEHIPGAFDAGM; encoded by the coding sequence ATGGGGCGTGGGGTGCGGCGGGAGTATGGGGACGAGGCGGAGGCGGCGGCGGTGCGGTACCTGGAGGAGCGGGGCTGGCGCGTGCGAGCCCGCAACTGGCTCTGCCGGTACGGCGAGCTGGACGTGGTGGCCGAGCGCGAGGAACTCCTGTGCTTCGTGGAGGTGCGGATGCGCTCCACGGCCGTGTGGGGAGACCCGGCGCACACCGTGTCGTTCGCGAAGCAGCGTCGGGTGGTGAAGGCGGCGCTGCACTATCTCTTCGCGCATGAGCTCCAGGGGCGGATGATGCGCTTCGATGTGATAGCCGTCGTCGGGCGCGGCGAGCGGGCCACCGTGGAGCACATCCCCGGCGCCTTCGATGCGGGCATGTGA
- the rsmI gene encoding 16S rRNA (cytidine(1402)-2'-O)-methyltransferase, whose protein sequence is MAGTLYLVATPIGNLGDISARALETLRAVRFIACEDTRHSRVLLDHFGIGGKDLVSLPAFAEGQRAGRILDRLGEGEDCALITDAGSPAISDPGERLVAEALERGLTVVPVPGATALVAALSASGLPTGRFHFLGFLPRKGPERRAMLEEVASLSATLVLYESPRRLGETLQDLQEAWGDRRACVARELTKLHEEFVRAPLSELSARYATEEARGEVVVLVEGRTGERRWSEEELRRALEDGLARGEKLKPLSTELARRAGWSGQDVYRLGLSLKK, encoded by the coding sequence ATGGCTGGAACGCTGTACCTGGTGGCCACGCCCATCGGGAACCTGGGTGACATCTCGGCACGCGCGCTGGAGACGCTCCGCGCGGTGCGCTTCATCGCCTGTGAGGACACGCGGCACTCGCGCGTGCTGCTCGACCACTTCGGCATTGGCGGCAAGGACCTGGTGAGCCTGCCCGCGTTCGCGGAGGGGCAGCGCGCCGGGCGCATCCTGGACCGGCTCGGGGAGGGCGAGGACTGTGCGCTCATCACGGACGCGGGCAGCCCGGCCATCAGCGACCCCGGTGAGCGGCTGGTGGCGGAGGCGCTGGAGCGGGGGCTGACGGTGGTGCCCGTGCCGGGGGCCACGGCGCTGGTCGCGGCCCTGAGCGCCTCGGGGCTGCCCACGGGCCGCTTCCACTTCCTGGGCTTCCTGCCGCGCAAGGGGCCGGAGCGGCGGGCCATGCTGGAGGAGGTGGCCTCGCTGTCCGCCACGCTGGTGCTCTACGAGTCTCCCCGCCGCCTGGGCGAGACGCTCCAGGACCTCCAGGAGGCGTGGGGAGACCGCAGGGCGTGCGTGGCGCGCGAGCTGACGAAGCTGCACGAGGAGTTCGTCCGCGCGCCGCTGTCCGAGCTGTCCGCGCGCTACGCCACGGAGGAGGCCCGGGGCGAGGTGGTGGTGCTGGTGGAGGGGCGCACCGGCGAGCGGCGCTGGTCCGAGGAGGAGCTGCGCCGGGCGCTCGAGGACGGGCTCGCGCGAGGCGAGAAGCTCAAGCCCTTGAGCACGGAGCTGGCGCGTCGGGCGGGGTGGTCGGGACAGGACGTGTACCGACTCGGGTTGTCGCTGAAGAAGTAG
- a CDS encoding M23 family metallopeptidase, translating into MRPNLPTLGAPPKRSPIGPVVAVSLILGGAAGGVWWWKQRMATATQEAAVTQATTDAAATPDAGALAAAPTAPAVPTDPVKAAGMERASMRIDGPLETAFVNSAGADVGPALAQVVTRTLVWWVAVPNEILRGDTLDVLFQRRPNEEPLVHAVRFTSAKLGKTMSAYRFQGSSEGAARYYLSSGDELELRLEKSPLDDYEQVTSLLRDGRRHKGVDFRTPVGTPVKAPFAGVVKRKNWNWSSNGNCLELIETGGKGRRALFLHLDEVSKDIQAGTRFNVGQVIAKSGNTGRSFAPHLHYQLMQGEEKVLDPFDQHKTYRRTLAATHKTAFDDEVRRLEGLLGTSVAGK; encoded by the coding sequence ATGCGGCCGAACCTCCCCACCCTCGGTGCACCTCCGAAGCGGAGCCCCATCGGGCCCGTGGTCGCCGTGTCACTCATCCTCGGCGGCGCTGCCGGGGGCGTGTGGTGGTGGAAGCAGCGCATGGCCACCGCCACGCAGGAGGCCGCCGTCACCCAGGCCACCACCGATGCCGCTGCCACGCCCGACGCGGGCGCCCTGGCCGCGGCGCCCACCGCCCCCGCCGTTCCCACCGACCCGGTGAAGGCCGCGGGCATGGAGCGCGCGTCCATGCGCATCGACGGACCGCTGGAGACGGCGTTCGTCAACTCCGCGGGCGCTGACGTGGGCCCGGCGCTGGCCCAGGTGGTGACGCGCACGCTGGTGTGGTGGGTGGCCGTCCCCAACGAAATCCTCCGCGGCGACACCCTGGACGTGCTCTTCCAGCGCCGGCCCAACGAGGAGCCGCTGGTGCACGCGGTGCGCTTCACCAGCGCCAAGCTGGGCAAGACGATGAGCGCCTACCGCTTCCAAGGCTCGAGCGAAGGCGCGGCCCGCTACTACCTGTCCTCCGGCGACGAGTTGGAGCTGCGGCTGGAGAAGTCCCCGCTGGACGACTACGAGCAGGTGACGTCGCTCCTGCGCGATGGCCGCCGCCACAAGGGCGTGGACTTCCGCACCCCGGTGGGCACGCCCGTCAAGGCGCCCTTCGCGGGCGTGGTGAAGCGCAAGAACTGGAACTGGAGCAGCAACGGCAACTGCCTGGAGCTGATCGAGACGGGCGGCAAGGGTCGCCGCGCGCTCTTCCTGCACCTGGACGAGGTGTCCAAGGACATCCAGGCCGGGACGCGCTTCAACGTGGGCCAGGTCATCGCCAAGAGCGGCAACACGGGCCGCTCCTTCGCGCCCCACCTGCACTACCAGCTCATGCAGGGCGAGGAGAAGGTCCTGGACCCCTTCGACCAGCACAAGACCTACCGCCGCACCCTGGCCGCCACCCACAAGACGGCCTTCGACGACGAGGTCCGCCGCCTGGAAGGGCTGCTCGGGACGTCGGTCGCGGGGAAGTAA
- a CDS encoding sigma-54-dependent transcriptional regulator — translation MAKVLVIDDEANLRKVLAAMLRRDGFDVTVAENGEQGLAEFNKNGADIIVTDLVMPKVGGMEVLSTIRAANPDVPVIIITAHGTVDSAVDAIKAGAFDYITKPFDQVELSSVVAKAAKTNESARRSVRPDLKARAAIIGEAPQMQDVYKVIDKVADTPSTVLITGESGTGKELIATALHGASSRRDKPFIKINCAAIPATLLESELFGYERGAFTGAVTSKPGRFELADEGTLFLDEIGEIPVEMQVKLLRALQEGEFERVGGIKTTRVDVRLVAATNRDLQAEIEAGRFRKDLYYRLAVVPLSLPPLRERRSDVLMLARHFVEKYNKRLNKKIEGITDDALALLQAYSWPGNIRELENLIERVLLFADGPLITAKDLPEPIRQGAGVQSSPASAPSLPAMEVPAGEVGLKDIVRMKAAELERDLIVKKLDETGGNVTRAARLLQISRKSLQTKMKEFGLRDTTPDEQEDGPED, via the coding sequence ATGGCCAAGGTCCTGGTGATCGACGACGAGGCGAACCTGCGCAAGGTGCTCGCCGCCATGCTGCGCAGGGACGGCTTCGACGTCACCGTCGCGGAGAACGGTGAGCAGGGCCTGGCCGAGTTCAACAAGAACGGCGCGGACATCATCGTCACGGATTTGGTGATGCCCAAGGTGGGCGGCATGGAGGTGCTCAGCACCATCCGCGCCGCCAACCCGGACGTGCCGGTCATCATCATCACCGCGCACGGCACGGTGGACTCCGCCGTGGACGCCATCAAGGCGGGCGCGTTCGACTACATCACCAAGCCCTTCGACCAGGTGGAGCTGTCCTCCGTCGTCGCGAAGGCCGCCAAGACGAACGAGAGCGCCCGTCGCTCCGTCCGCCCTGACCTCAAGGCGCGCGCCGCCATCATCGGTGAGGCGCCGCAGATGCAGGACGTCTACAAGGTCATCGACAAGGTGGCGGACACGCCCTCCACGGTGCTCATCACCGGCGAGAGCGGCACCGGCAAGGAGCTCATCGCCACCGCGCTGCACGGCGCGTCCAGCCGCCGCGACAAGCCGTTCATCAAGATCAACTGCGCGGCCATCCCCGCCACGCTGCTGGAGAGCGAGCTGTTCGGCTACGAGCGGGGCGCCTTCACCGGCGCCGTCACCTCCAAGCCGGGCCGCTTCGAGCTGGCCGACGAAGGCACCCTCTTCCTCGACGAGATTGGCGAGATCCCCGTCGAGATGCAGGTGAAGCTGTTGCGCGCGCTGCAGGAGGGTGAGTTCGAGCGCGTGGGCGGCATCAAGACCACGCGCGTGGACGTGCGACTGGTCGCCGCCACCAACCGTGATCTGCAGGCGGAGATCGAAGCGGGCCGCTTCCGCAAGGACCTGTACTACCGCCTCGCGGTGGTGCCGCTGTCCCTGCCACCGCTGCGCGAGCGCCGCAGCGACGTGCTGATGCTCGCGCGGCACTTCGTGGAGAAGTACAACAAGCGCCTCAACAAGAAGATCGAGGGCATCACCGACGACGCCCTGGCGCTGCTCCAGGCGTACTCGTGGCCGGGCAACATCCGTGAGCTGGAGAACCTCATCGAGCGCGTCCTGCTGTTCGCGGACGGGCCGTTGATCACCGCCAAGGATCTGCCCGAGCCCATCCGCCAGGGAGCGGGCGTCCAGTCGAGCCCCGCCTCGGCGCCCTCCCTGCCCGCCATGGAGGTTCCGGCGGGCGAGGTGGGCCTGAAGGACATTGTCCGGATGAAGGCCGCGGAGCTGGAGCGGGACCTCATCGTCAAGAAGCTCGACGAGACGGGCGGCAACGTCACCCGCGCCGCGCGGCTCCTCCAGATCAGCCGGAAGTCCCTGCAGACGAAGATGAAGGAATTCGGACTGCGAGACACCACGCCTGACGAGCAAGAGGACGGCCCCGAGGATTGA
- the encA gene encoding encapsulin nanocompartment shell protein EncA: MPDFLGHAENPLREEEWARLNETVIQVARRSLVGRRILDIYGPLGAGVQTVPYDEFQGVSPGAVDIVGEQETAMVFTDARKFKTIPIIYKDFLLHWRDIEAARTHNMPLDVSAAAGAAALCAQQEDELIFYGDARLGYEGLMTANGRLTVPLGDWTAAGGGFQAIVDATRTLNEHGHFGPYAVVLSPKLYSQLHRIYEKTGVLEIETIKQLAADGVYQSNRLRGDSGVVVSTGRENMDLAVSMDMVAAYLGASRMNHPFRVLEALLLRIKHPDAICTLEGAPAAAARR; the protein is encoded by the coding sequence ATGCCTGACTTCCTTGGACATGCCGAGAACCCGCTCCGTGAGGAGGAGTGGGCGCGCCTGAATGAAACCGTCATCCAGGTGGCGCGCCGCTCACTGGTGGGCCGCCGCATCCTCGACATCTACGGTCCGCTGGGCGCGGGCGTGCAGACGGTGCCCTACGACGAGTTCCAGGGCGTATCCCCGGGCGCGGTGGACATCGTCGGCGAGCAGGAGACCGCGATGGTCTTCACGGACGCTCGCAAGTTCAAGACCATCCCCATCATCTACAAGGACTTCCTGCTGCACTGGCGGGACATCGAGGCGGCGCGCACGCACAACATGCCGCTGGATGTCTCGGCCGCCGCCGGCGCCGCGGCGCTGTGCGCGCAGCAGGAGGATGAGCTCATCTTCTACGGCGACGCGCGCCTGGGCTACGAGGGCCTGATGACGGCCAACGGCCGGCTCACCGTGCCGCTCGGTGACTGGACGGCGGCGGGTGGCGGGTTCCAGGCCATCGTCGACGCCACGCGCACGCTCAACGAGCACGGCCACTTCGGCCCCTACGCCGTGGTGCTGTCGCCCAAGCTCTACTCGCAGCTGCACCGCATCTACGAGAAGACGGGCGTGCTGGAGATCGAGACCATCAAGCAGCTGGCCGCCGACGGCGTCTACCAGTCCAACCGCCTGCGCGGCGACTCGGGCGTGGTGGTGTCCACCGGCCGCGAGAACATGGACCTAGCGGTCTCCATGGACATGGTGGCCGCGTACCTGGGTGCCTCGCGGATGAACCACCCGTTCCGCGTGCTGGAGGCGCTGCTGTTGCGCATCAAGCACCCGGACGCCATCTGCACCCTCGAGGGCGCTCCCGCGGCTGCCGCCCGTCGGTAG
- a CDS encoding ferritin has product MADIPDSDLDDVARIRRVLARELETINEYEAFARAASHPEVRAFFLHLATEEKEHVSEAVHMLRMLDAHQDSRFTTPIAPGHFQQAVGEAPPPAAVLAPPPPPPPAKQVLNGRSPVEPLTALPPQRLMYGLPAPPPAVESHPLTVGSLRRGGGGGGGNR; this is encoded by the coding sequence ATGGCCGACATACCGGACAGCGACCTGGACGACGTGGCGCGCATCCGCCGCGTGCTGGCGCGCGAGCTCGAGACCATCAACGAGTACGAGGCCTTCGCCCGGGCGGCTTCCCACCCCGAGGTGCGGGCCTTCTTCCTCCACCTGGCGACGGAGGAGAAGGAGCACGTGTCCGAGGCGGTCCACATGCTGCGCATGCTCGACGCCCACCAGGACTCGCGCTTCACCACGCCCATCGCGCCGGGTCACTTCCAGCAGGCCGTGGGCGAGGCGCCGCCTCCCGCCGCCGTGCTCGCGCCGCCCCCTCCTCCGCCTCCGGCCAAGCAGGTCCTCAACGGCCGCTCTCCGGTGGAGCCCCTCACCGCCCTGCCTCCGCAGCGGCTCATGTATGGCCTGCCCGCCCCGCCGCCCGCCGTCGAGTCCCACCCCCTCACGGTGGGCTCGCTGCGTCGTGGTGGCGGTGGTGGTGGCGGCAATCGCTGA